One Pomacea canaliculata isolate SZHN2017 linkage group LG1, ASM307304v1, whole genome shotgun sequence genomic window, AATCTTTATGTTCAGTGTGCCaggataattttatttgcctctGTTTAGCATCATTTCCTCCTACGATATTATCCACTTCTGGTTTAGGCGTGACAATACGTGTATCGGATCCATGGCCTGTATCTACTCAGTTGTATTTGAGTCAGAATACACATAAAACATGACAGGGTGAGTCATGTCGTCCAATCTACTTGTGatattaacaaacaaattataagtCTTATCGGCGCATGAAAGCTCGAGGTTAAAAGTGTGGAACAATCGCCTTGTGCAGTGTCGGTGTCATTTGGTTTACACCTGGTCATAACATTTGACATGCAAGCATCTCTGATTTCCCCCGCCTTGTGGCGCCACCTATAGATTCAGCATTAAGTGTCAGGATACAGTAAGCATAGCCTCATAGCCTCAGGActgaggatttttttaaatgtttaattgcGGTGGTCTGATTCTTTGTTTACCTGAAAATTCCCAACAGGGCCGCTGTGTGATGATTACTGTAGGAACACCTACATCAGCCGCTGTGACAACCACGACTGAGCACTGCTCACAAACGTGTGTAAGCTCTTGAGGCCATACCTTGGCAACGGACAGTACACCAAACCCCAGACGCcatcaataaacataaatagTGGAGTCTAGCTTCACGAAAACAACTACAATGGAAGCATCCAAATTTATGTTACTAAGAAAACAACAGCCGCACATCCGTCAGATGTGTCCCTATGCTGCATCTCTTCACAAGGACTCCGAAGCACGAACCCTTGAggatagtgtgtgtgaggggatttgtattttgtttgtttgttttgttttgttgtctatGGGGCTCCTGTGGGTTGCCAGGAAAACAGCTCACTCCAGTTATTGCCACATTGTCAAAAGAATCTGTCAAAGTCCtcttatatttttatgacagattacaaaaaaattaaactccACTTACACTCTGAATGATTATGCCATGCTCATACACCCATTGTTGTTGCAAAGACCAGTCTACCGATATTTCTCACTGGTCTCAAACGTGGAGCCCATAGTCGAGTATGTGTCTCTACTTCCATGGATTCAGTTTAAAGGGTCAGGAAGTGTAAGAATAGCAATGTGACATATTTTTAGACTGGGGTATCCAGCTGCTGTTGTTTTCCAGTCgaggtatgtgtgtgagtgacttTGTAAGTGTCTCAAAGACTAAGTAAATACAAAGATGTCACTAACACTGTATTATAAGCTCAAAACTCTTTTCTTCAAAGAATGATTGGGTGCTCGACAACTTCTTCCTACATACACCGTTATGTTTGGATTTGCATTCATACGAGAGGTTATGTAAAGGTCGGAGAATTAGGGGGCGTGTTCGATTAGCACACTCTAAACAACGGCTATGACCCTGTGGCCGGATTCACAAAACGTGGCTCGCAAGTTCGCCCTACAGCTAGAACCTAGCAAAGTCTGTGCACATGGTCTCGTGAACGGTCACCTAAAACAAACATACTAGGTGATTATAAGTTACACGAATCTTAGCTGACTACTTCTCTCTAACCATCCAACATGCAACAATGGTCACAATCTGACCAAACCTCACTTAGCTGTCTTGACAAAGTACTGCCCTCGCTAGGCCTGTCATGCAAGCGGCCACAGTCGCACAGCAACTACGGTAGACGCACGTGAGTAATGCACGCACAGGGTTGCAGCGGGGGCAGGTCGCATGCTGCAAGGTCCCTTTGCTCTCAATAAACCAACGATACAAACGAACTGTCTGACTGACAATCGTAAACACCTGGCGGcgggtttcatttttttatgtcgTAGAGTGCTTCACAGTAAAACATCGTAAATCTTTCTCgcgattttattattttcttctttcaaaggCGCTAGTCTGCTGCAATGGCTGTTGCCCATTTGATCAAGCTAAAAATTCATTGAattatttaattacaaaacaGATTTGCCTTCTCTTGTTGGGTCGGTTATGTGGTGTTGTCTGCCGTTAAAGATGACTACTGTGAGTTACTTGTCTGGAATGCCTTGACAGTCACCATGTCTTTGAagttcctctttttttcctctttccattcctttttccatctgttttcttctctctcacactcactctgtATGTTTGCCTATGTGCGTGTCTGTACAGATATTGTGTCAGAATAAAATGGTGGAAAGTTGGTATTCGTGAAGTTTTACCGGCAAGGGGGCGGAGGCGGATGTTTGTCTCACGCTTCTTATTGAGATCCTTATCGAGGGCAGACGTGTGGCCAATGACAGTGTCCACACCTCGATGTGGTTGGTACAAAGAGGAAACTTGAGTAATGCTGGTACCAACAATCATATATTTTCCTACTGTCGCGTGACTAGAAAACAATGGTCTGTGACCCAGACGCCCAGGTAACCCTGTTtgcaatgaaacaaaagaacaatgTAATTGGTAAATGACACCTGACTATTGTTCCTTGGTGCACAGGTCGGATTCCAAAGCCAATTATACTAATGAAAGTCAGCTCGAGTAATCTGTTCATGATCAGAAGTGTTGCGCGgtatattcatttattcaaaAATCGAATGTTTACACGAAGGTCTGCTCACACGTGCGTGGCTACACGCTGCTGTTGGCCACACTGGCATACGCACGGTAAATCCCTAAAGTGGGGATTTCATATTTATTCTGCAGATTACTTTTATGTGCTGAAGATCAAACAGCGGACAGGCTTCACCACACGTGTGCGTCACCACCGCGCGATGTAAATGGAAATTCCGAACAAGTTATGTTTATGTGTCTGGATGAAGGGTTTACACTTGTACACCCCGTGGCCTCGTCTTCTCACCGCTTCATTTtagtttcaaatgtttttactgttttagcATTGTGCTTGAAGTGAGTCCCTGTCCTTCTTGGTTCGCCTTCTTCTGGATCGTGATGGTCTTTCGGTACGGACACCCACGTGCATTACTTAGCTCTGTGGACTCACACCTTCCTCCACTAGGCTGAGTCATGAATCTGATATTGACGACAGAACaaattcaaattaaataataaaatatcttaatgTCTTCCTTGCACTCATAGTTAATCAACCAGTTCGCTGCTGGTCAGTCTCATGTAGTAACTATGATGTTATCTTCCCTTTGTCTGCTAGAAATGTAGGTTTCACTCTTGCTGATGATATTATTTTGAATAACACATCTCTAACATCTGTCAGTCTGATTATTATGAATGCCGCAAGATCATGGCTGTCCACTATTTTTGTCTGCCCATATCATATGTATGTTCGTTCGTGCTTTTGCTCTGTTAAATCTCTAAAAGTACTATTTTATCAGTTAAAACAGCTCAAAGGTCTGAAGCCTGTATTTTTCTCAGACTAAGAAAACGAGATTCTCAGTCCACTTGTGCGATGTGCGACAATGATCACTATATCTATTCAAACTCGTGTCCCATGTAACCTCTTTAAATGTTCCCCTGTTTGTTGTTACCATCAGGGTGTAAACTTGTTATTGAATGAACCACTATAGTCCTGTGAATAAATAATGTTCTTGTCTGCTTTTTCTTCGCTGGCTTTCGTTGTCTGTTTTGCCTCATCCTCAGTCTTTACAATCCGAGAGGACCCTTCTTGTCTTCGACAGGTTGCTGTATTTTGATTCTGCTTTTGGCCCGAAAAGGAAACCTAACTTTAACGCTCTTCCCCTTTCTGTAAGTCCAAACACtggaactttttttcttctttgaataAACCATTTACAGTCGACTGCACGATTTCTTTGACAGCGTTTGCTCCGTTTAGGgaactgttttaaaaatcacaagacaaaaaagtgaaatgtttgtgaaCTGTTAGATTGTTCtcccacaaaatgttttttgcaGACCTACAAATCCGGTTGGTGGGCGGAGCTAATGCACGTGAAGGCCGTGTGGAGGTGAGGAGATACAGCAATGAGAGCTGGGGGACGGTGTGTGACGACATCTGGACCGACACAACCGCCATGGTCGTCTGCAAGCAGCTGGGCCTCGGCGAATGGGGAGAGGTAagtatttaacaaaaaagaaagatatatgaAGGTAAAGTAAGCTGTGAAGGAACCTGTTTGAAAACCGGGCATTGCATGGAGTGCTTTGCATTGGACTTAACACGGTGTCTGAATAAAAAGTTCGTTGATTGTGGTGAACAGAAGTAGGAGAAGCGAAGATAATTTGTGGGCCCCTGAGAGACTGTTACTAAGATAATTTGTGGGCCCCTAGGAGACTGTTACTAACCCTTCCCGTGGGACAGACGGACTGACTAACACACTATGTCGTGTGGCCACAGGCGAGAAAACATGCGACCTTTGGCGAGGGCTCAGGGCCCATCTGGCTGGACAGTGTCACCTGTGTGGGCACCGAGTCCAACCTGGGCCACTGCAGCTCCGCGCCCTGGGGCCGACATGACTGCATGCACCAGGAGGACGCAGGAGTTGTCTGCCACCAATATTTGGGTGAGCACAGATGCTTACACTTGTGTTTTGTTCTGCTTCTGTGTCCCACACCATGAAACTCTGTTGTACACCACCTTGTCTACACTGACACACCATTCTACTTCCATAACTATGttcttcacatacacacatagctACTAAATGTTTGCACAGACTCGGTGAGGTCTACTCGCCTTAAAGTACACTCTTCAGCCTATAAGTCTTCTGCTTTCTAATGATGTCTACTGTCCTAAACTCTGTCCCATCGTGCAGCTCGTCTGAGGGCGCAGTATGGCTCCTACAACTCCGCCTCATACGGGTCTGTGGAGTTTCTCTCAGGCACCACCTGGACTGCGGTCTGCGACAGCGACTGGGACGATAAGGACGCCAAGTCGCCTGCAGGTTTGGCAAACACTGTCCAGATATCCTGGATGACAAGGACACAATGAACACATCTAATAAGCACAGCCTTGACATCCATGACAACGTGTTTTAATGTTACCCTAATGGTGGTGATAGTGGAGATGGCTGAATGTTTTGGTGGCAAGTGAACAAAGGCGATGCCATTCTCACAGTTTATCTTTATGGAAAGCTAATCTATGAAATGTAATCAAACATTGACCTTTcgaattaattttttctgtatttatttttgtctttgttttctttctgcagtATGATGGGGTACGCAGACGGAGCTGCTTTGTGCTGCAGCAGACTTAGTCCTTACACACGTACCAGGTACTTACCTTCAGCCAGAAACATGAACTGCACAGGGACAGAGCTCTCGCTGGCTAACTGCTCTTTCTCGTCTTCGACTGCTAACTGCCCTGCCAGCCACCTGGCATCTGCTGTCTGCTACAAAACCAACAAAGCACAAGTAGATACGAGTAAGTGAACACAGCTCTCAAAACATGAAGAAGTAAGTATATTCTTATTGGAGACATTCAGGTCTGGTGAGCTCCTGACACTGAGCAGAATCTCTTTGTCAGCGAGGATGAAGTTTCTTTGACTAAATATGCGGACTCTGATAAGTTAACAACTCACAGCATACAAAATTATGTCAGCAATCCTCACAGTTTAACAaattcattcctttttttattatttcagcttTCTCCGTTCGACTTGTCAACGGTTCCTCAAACTGGGGACGGGTGGAGGTGAGGTACATGGGGGCCTGGGGTGTGGTGTGCGTCGGTTCGTCGTGGAACGACTCTGCGgcaactgtcgtctgcaaacaacTTGGGTTCACAGGCGGGGTCAAGTACGAAATCACATCCGCTTCTCACAATAAACAGACAGCTGTCGAACATTACTGTTGCCAAAGAATTGCTAATATACATCCGGTTGGTCGAAGACCTTCTACGTTGATTTTTGCTTCTCCTCCAACACAAAAGcaagtgtcgtctgcttatCGTTGTTTCTCGTTCAGTTGTTCTTTACACAAAATGTCCAACTTGAAGGTCTTCGACCAGCTCCTTGGCTAAATGCTAATATTGCAAACTAGTAGCAGCGATTGCCAACTGCTAgacaaagaatttatttatatatttatttatttacgatAAAAAAAACCACGCGTTTTCAGTGTATATCTCAGTCCTACAGTCACAGCATCGCCGTCTGTGGTCCGCATCTGTCTAAGAAGCTCAGAGGCTCAACCATCGATCTACGTTCATTACTAATtaattacaaacatgtttacacgATTAGGTTTGGGGGACCACTCATCAGCCAGTTTGACGGAAGTGGCTGGGTTACCTCCCTTAACTGCACAGGAAGGGAGACAAGTCTGGACGAGTGCGTGGTGCGGCCGCTAGGGGCGCCTTCCTACTCCTGTACAGCAGCCCACGCTCTGTGTTACACCACAAGTAAGTCACTTAGAATGTTGTCTTCAGACTATTGGTGGACAACTCAAACTACTTTATCACCAGAAGATAATTTGCCTAAGCTCATTAGAAAGTAGGCGACAAAAACTTGAGGCAGGAAGcagaaaactaatttttactttgtttccaGCGGCGCCCAAGGTGCAGCTGGTGGGTGGAGGGGCCAGCTACGGGCGTGTGGAGGTGTCTGTGGATGGAGGGATGTACACAGTCTGCGACAACCACTGGTCTGAATATGATGCGACAGCCGTCTGCAAGAGCTGGGATTTCAAGGAGGAGACGCGATAATGGTTATTAacgaacttttttttagttggGATCCTGTTTTCTCTGACCTTTCACAGACCTATTAACTGAATAATTGGCGCAGAGTAAATCATGTGAACGattcttttataaataaaataaatctgagCATAAATTTTAAGAGCAAATAAACGAATGGCTGAAATGAACTGAACCTGATGCTCTTTACTAAGGGAGTGGAAAAAGTGACTTGCTCTTAACTCTTGTGGGGCAGAGGTCCTACTATGGTCCCGGCAGTGGTCAGGTGCCCTCGACAGCGTCTCGTGTGGTTACTCGGACAAGAGCCTTCTGGGCTGTCGGAGCAAGGGCTGGCTGCAGACGGACACAGCCTGTAGTGATCACACCAAGGACGCGGGTGTCACCTGCTTCGGTGCAGGTAAGAAACGCGAATCCCACTCTTTGAGTCAGATTTTCAGTGAATGTGAAGCGGACTGCTTTCCAGCTCTGCTTTGGGGTCCACGACCCTAAGGGCTGTCGTTGGCACAAATAGTCCTGAGGCTCAAAAAACTCTTTGAATATAGTAAGATTGTTGACTATGGTTGACTGTCAGTCTGTCGCATTATAATCTTTCACATTATTCCAGGTGGTAGTGCTGGCGAACATACCCTGTTCTCTGATATCTTCGCCATTAACCAATGTTTCTGTAACAGTCCGGCTCAGAAAGGGAGACCATTCCCACGGAGTTCTCACAGTCAAAATCGGAAGATGGTACTACGCAGTGTGTGGCACTGGCTTCGATGACACAGACGCTACAGTGGCGTGTGGACAGCTGGGATTTGAACGCGGAATAGCTTTGCCAACAGGTCAGAAAagtcctcatcatcatcactcatccatcacccatcatcatcaatcatcgttgttgttgtttgttggtttttttttcttgttttccccGTCATACTCATCAAGTCACCTACGAACATTCGTAAGCACCTACGAAAGGTCAAATGCTGAACAAAGGCAAAGGTCACGTATCTATAAGAGAACTGTTTTGCAGGGTCATACGGCACGTACCAGGATGCCTACAAATGGAGGAATCTCAACTGCTCAGGAAATGAAAGCAGCATTTTCCAGTGTAGGCACGATTCAGGTTCCTGTGTTCGGAACAGTTTCACCAACTACGCCTCCGTGTATTGCTTCAATGGCTCCATCGCATCAGGTGAACATTACCTTACATTCAGTGCTTACTAGTGAGCACTGCTCAGTCCATAGTGTCAGCTGCTGTAGTCTTCTGTCTATCGCCCACTTCCTAGTCCTTAGTGTTACCAGCTACTTTGAGTGTTGTTTTCGTTTAATATCCTTAGTATTGCCCTGTCCGTTAGTCCGTTCTTAATTGAAGAATATCGTTAAACCAGTGTTTTTGGAGCAAACGTTGGGAACATCGGCCCTTTGGTCAACATGCTGAACTAATTACGAGCTTGTTTGACAATACATTGTCTAAACATTTCTACACAAATTTGCTCTGTTCAGAACATCCTTAGTGTAAAGGGCTAGAGTTTGTTGCCGAGCCCTACCTTGTCCTTAATCTACAGAGTGATTCCTACATGtagaaagttgtttttttagtgCATGGACTTATGTTCTTAGCCTCTTCGCTGTCCCTGGAGGACGGTCAGGGGCCGATCACTAACTCCTCCGGCCGGCTGGTGGTGAGGCTGAGCGGTGTTCAGGGCAAAGTGTGTCCCGCCTACTGGGATGACTTGGATGCCCGCGTGGCCTGCAGACAGCTGGGACATGGGGATGGTCTGGCACTGGCTTTCTCTGGTCCTCGCCCAGGCCCCTACCTGCTCAACGATGTGGCTTGCACGGTCTCGAGACGTCCATCTTTAGTTGCCTTGGCAACGAAACGTGCTCTCTTCCGTACGGCAACCCACCTGATGCAGGTGTTCTGTGCTTCAATGGCAGCGGTAAGTGTTATTCTTTGCAGTCAGAGTCTTTTGTTTTGGTCCTTTGACACCCAAAAAcaatttcagagaaaaaaacaaagacaaagagtgCATGATAGAGAATTGTAACTTTAGCTGTACTGTTGAAACATatcactataataataataataataaaacctcGAACTAACCACAATTAAAACACCGAAGGGACCAAGAAAGTGTAGACAGACTGTTTATACACCCGTGTACCTTGAGCATGACTGTGATCTACCCTTCCGTGACACAAACGATTGATAGTACTATTGAAAACCACTTTGCGAAAATTACTAACGAATGAAAACTGACTTTTATTATCGAGACTTTTTGTGTTATGGACAtgagaaggaaatgaagattTTGTTCGAGGCTTTTTAACTTACAACCCTCGTGATCCTGGGCgttctttcttgttttactACAGCACCTGTGATTCAGTTGATCGGAGGGACCTCAGACAGCGAGGGTGTGGTTCAGGTGGTGTATGGAGGTCAGGCCGGCACAGTGTGCTCCTCCACCTCTCGCCGGACACCGAACGCCAGGGTGGTGTGCCGCCAGCTGGGCTACGTGGACGGCACGTACAAACCGTAAGACGAATCACGGGGCTGATATACTGTACTGTGACATTCATTTGTTTACAGATTAATTCCATAAGCTCTCACATTTCTCTAAGATTGTTCTGACccagtttttttctgtgattggTTTTGTTTGAGAATTTGTTAGCTGGATGGTAGCTTTTCGTTATCAGTTGAGAGTTATACGgactgtgcttttttttaacccatggtgtcacgtgacaaagccttttaaaagttgtttatgGACTGAACtttacaaactaaaaaatacTGATATCGATTCCCCAGGTACACAAAAATTAGTTTGTTTGTCAATAATTTCTGACTTAACTTGCAGATTTCCAGTAGGAGCAGTGTCGGTATTACTGAATGATCTCGGTTGCTATGGATACGAAAGCAGCATCTTCATGTGCCGCAACCAGGGCTTTTTCTCCCCTTCTACAGACACCTGCGCCAGCCACAACAACGACCTCGGAGTGCAGTGCTACGACATCGGTGAGTGCATGTCATTGGTGATGAAAGAGCCGAGGGTTGCGAGCAAACATAGCGACTTTAGAAACCTACATTGAAGTATTTGTCGTCACTACCCCCCATCGGTATATGTTGTAGGTAACAGAACATCGGGAGAACTTTTACAGGTACCGCGAGTagatgtgcatgtatgtgtgtgagtgtggttgttgttgttgtttgttgtttgttgttgtggttgttggttgttgttggttgttgttccTACCTTTAGACGCACTCCATGCTTCGTCGGTGTATTACACAGTAGTAAGGTACCACATTATCAGTTTCACGTATGGATGaatatgtgtacgtgtgttcgCATGTATGGATCACTCACGATACCAATGCGTTCGCACGTGTGTATCTGACTTCTGTCTTCCACCTCCCAGTGCGGCTGACGTCCATCACTCAGGCCACCAACGACACGGTGGCCGGCGTGGTGCAGATGTACTACGGCTCCGAGTGGCACTATGTCTGCCCAGACTTCTTCGACAACCTGGAGGCGGCAGTCGTCTGCCGCAAACTCGGCTACGGAAACTACCGAGCTCTCCCGAGGGGCGCGCTAGGGCGGATATACTTCAACTCCTACGCCACCGTGACTGGCCTCAACTGCACTGGAAACGAAGCGTCCTTGACAAGATGCCCTTCAGGTGGCTGCCTGCCCCGGCTCACAGACCAACTATGCCTCCGTGCTTTGCAGCAAGACCTCAATACCTCAAGGTAACGAAATGGCATCGTTAGCTGGCTGTTTACTTCTGGCGACTTTATGACTTTCGGTCAGTTTTgaatgtgtttctgtctgtggtggtggtctctccatctctgtgatgatgatgtgattaTCTTTGTGGACGTTGCACGTGTTTCTATGTACTGGTACCTTTTCCTGTGAGCATCGTCATTGACAAAAGCCATCATAAGCACTAAGAAGCGCCAGACAACTCTCTCTGCCTGTGACTTTCTGACAGGATTACGTCCTCTTGAACCCCCGTCGCAGCCTGGAAGTGTTATGTTTCAAGTAGACGGCCTGACTTCCTTTGTCTGCCCCGAGGGGTGGGACGACACGGCTGCCGTGCTGTACTGCAAGGCCCTGGGCTACACCTACGGCACGGCCATGACCCCGACCTACTCTGGAATCCCTCTCACAGCCGCAGCTCGGTTGGTCGCCAACGTCAACTGCACGGGTCGCGGGGTCAGCATCACGGACTGCGCCTTCTCCACTGACGCCTCTTCCTGCACCTCCTTCTCCAGGAGTGTGGCCAGCGTGTTCTGCTACAACAGCCAGCAAGGTGGGCACCCACTGTCTTGAACTCTCCAGCTGGTGAGAGCTGGTGACTTCTGTAGCGGACTTGGAGCAATAAG contains:
- the LOC112577166 gene encoding neurotrypsin-like, with amino-acid sequence MEGCTQSATTTGLNMMRQPSARAGISRRRRDNEVLLWSRQWSGALDSVSCGYSDKSLLGCRSKGWLQTDTACSDHTKDAGVTCFGAVRLRKGDHSHGVLTVKIGRWYYAVCGTGFDDTDATVACGQLGFERGIALPTGSYGTYQDAYKWRNLNCSGNESSIFQCRHDSGSCVRNSFTNYASVYCFNGSIASASSLSLEDGQGPITNSSGRLVVRLSGVQGKVCPAYWDDLDARVACRQLGHGDGLALAFSGPRPGPYLLNDVACTVSRRPSLVALATKRALFRTATHLMQVFCASMAAHL